In Microbulbifer celer, a single window of DNA contains:
- a CDS encoding M14 family metallopeptidase: MNTAPDSYPIGTPGSPWGDAERAEWLSRQTRQRSYEAEVLSVIERLRPRFGVEEYGRMDYGSDSYPLLAIRSRDWNDDLPVVLVTGGVHGYETSGVHGALQFVDQHALEYADRVNLLVAPCVSPWAYERIHRWNPNAIDPNRSFYENSPAEESAALMQLVAPIRDRALMHIDLHETTDTDETEFRPALAARDGKPFTPGGIPDGFYLVDDSENPQPEFQQAVIAAVEKVTHIAPADDNNEIIGSPVVAHGVIEYPLKQLGLCASITNAPYKTTTEVYPDSPRATPEQCNTAQAVAVCAAIDYVLAQWQDS; encoded by the coding sequence ATGAATACGGCTCCCGACTCTTATCCAATCGGCACCCCCGGCTCCCCCTGGGGCGACGCGGAACGCGCCGAGTGGCTGTCGCGCCAGACCCGTCAGCGCAGCTACGAGGCGGAGGTGTTGAGCGTGATAGAGCGCCTGCGTCCGCGCTTCGGCGTGGAGGAGTACGGCCGTATGGATTATGGCTCCGACAGCTATCCGCTGCTGGCGATCCGCAGCCGTGACTGGAACGACGACCTGCCGGTCGTGCTGGTGACGGGTGGCGTACACGGCTACGAAACCAGCGGCGTACACGGTGCGCTGCAGTTTGTGGATCAGCATGCATTGGAGTACGCGGACCGGGTCAATCTTCTGGTCGCGCCCTGCGTCAGCCCCTGGGCCTACGAGCGTATCCATCGCTGGAACCCGAACGCCATCGACCCGAACCGCTCATTCTACGAAAACAGTCCTGCGGAGGAGTCGGCGGCGCTGATGCAACTGGTGGCACCGATCCGCGATCGTGCGCTGATGCATATCGACCTGCACGAGACCACCGATACCGACGAAACCGAATTCCGCCCCGCACTGGCCGCCCGCGACGGCAAACCGTTCACGCCGGGTGGGATTCCCGATGGCTTCTACCTGGTGGACGACAGCGAGAACCCGCAGCCGGAATTTCAGCAGGCGGTGATCGCGGCGGTAGAGAAGGTCACCCATATCGCCCCGGCCGACGACAACAACGAAATCATCGGCTCACCGGTGGTTGCCCACGGCGTGATCGAATATCCGCTCAAGCAGCTGGGCTTATGCGCCAGCATCACCAACGCCCCCTACAAGACCACCACCGAAGTTTACCCCGACAGCCCCCGCGCAACGCCCGAGCAATGCAATACCGCGCAGGCGGTTGCGGTGTGTGCGGCGATTGACTATGTGCTGGCGCAATGGCAAGACAGTTAA
- a CDS encoding alpha/beta fold hydrolase gives MGYVTTKDGVEIFYKDWGPKDAQVICFHHGWPLSSDDWDAQMLFFLHKGFRVVAHDRRGHGRSSQVWDGHDMDHYADDAAAVVNHLNLKDAVHIGHSTGGGEVVHYIARHGEDRVSKAVMISSVPPLMVKTENNPGGLPKDVFDDMQAQLAANRAQFYYDVPAGPFYGYNRPNAKPSDGVIWNWWRQGMMGSAKAHYDGIVAFSQTDFTDDLKKITVPVLVMHGDDDQIVPYEDSGPLSAKLLKNGTLKTYPGFPHGMPTANADTINADLLAFIEG, from the coding sequence ATGGGATATGTCACAACCAAAGATGGCGTGGAAATTTTTTACAAGGACTGGGGACCGAAAGACGCGCAGGTCATCTGTTTTCACCACGGCTGGCCCCTCAGCTCAGACGACTGGGATGCCCAGATGTTGTTTTTCCTGCACAAAGGGTTCCGGGTAGTTGCACATGACCGACGTGGCCATGGCAGATCGAGCCAGGTTTGGGATGGACATGACATGGACCACTATGCCGATGACGCAGCAGCCGTTGTCAATCATCTCAACCTAAAGGACGCAGTTCATATTGGTCATTCCACGGGAGGCGGCGAAGTCGTTCACTACATCGCGCGACACGGGGAGGACCGCGTCTCCAAGGCTGTAATGATCTCGTCGGTGCCACCGCTTATGGTCAAGACTGAAAATAATCCGGGAGGCCTGCCCAAAGACGTATTCGACGATATGCAGGCGCAGCTCGCCGCAAACCGCGCGCAGTTTTACTACGACGTTCCCGCCGGCCCTTTCTATGGCTACAACCGCCCAAATGCAAAACCTTCTGACGGAGTTATCTGGAACTGGTGGCGCCAAGGCATGATGGGTAGCGCCAAGGCGCACTACGACGGTATCGTCGCTTTTTCACAGACTGACTTTACCGACGACCTCAAAAAAATAACCGTTCCTGTCCTGGTTATGCACGGTGACGATGACCAGATTGTTCCCTATGAAGATTCCGGCCCACTTTCCGCCAAGCTGCTGAAGAACGGCACCCTGAAGACCTACCCCGGCTTCCCCCACGGCATGCCCACCGCCAATGCCGATACTATCAATGCAGATCTACTCGCCTTTATTGAAGGCTAA
- a CDS encoding peptidoglycan recognition protein family protein, whose product MSTLKQGLLLDPQITQKVFSGIERGPLNKVNAVVIHQTGANTAQQTFNSYTKGGHGAHFLIDKQGIIYQTARVSQKAYHVGKIKSKCYETKSCTKVQLQNATQLLFQKGLSYSSRISNLHNHEKVKPYPDRFPLNLDSLGIEIVGSYNKVKKQYETISPLQNSSFKWLINELYTHFNITSADVYRHPEVSYKMPTEASSATW is encoded by the coding sequence ATGTCAACGCTTAAGCAGGGACTGCTTTTGGATCCCCAAATCACTCAAAAGGTATTCTCTGGAATAGAGCGCGGCCCGCTGAACAAGGTAAATGCCGTCGTAATACACCAGACAGGGGCAAATACAGCACAACAAACATTTAATTCATATACCAAAGGCGGGCATGGGGCACATTTTCTAATCGACAAGCAAGGGATAATTTACCAGACTGCGAGAGTTAGCCAGAAGGCCTATCATGTCGGCAAGATAAAGTCTAAATGCTACGAAACAAAATCTTGTACGAAAGTACAACTTCAAAACGCGACTCAGCTGCTGTTCCAGAAAGGACTTTCTTACTCGTCTAGAATCAGTAACCTGCACAATCATGAAAAAGTGAAACCTTATCCAGACCGATTCCCGTTGAATCTTGATTCTTTAGGCATTGAAATTGTAGGCTCCTATAACAAGGTCAAAAAGCAGTACGAAACAATTTCTCCACTGCAGAACTCATCTTTCAAGTGGCTAATTAATGAACTCTACACCCATTTCAACATAACCAGCGCCGACGTATACAGACATCCAGAAGTGTCATACAAGATGCCAACCGAAGCGAGTAGCGCCACATGGTAA
- a CDS encoding DUF2306 domain-containing protein — protein MGHTIFLAYILAVFYPPIAQSGLDGLQGLHLPAGFREGDTLGNLAAVAHVVLAAIVIGGGPLQLIPAVRRHAPTFHRWLGRSYLMAAVISSVGGLYMTWTRHSIGDLVSQVTISIDGILVLVFAFLAVRAAMSRRIIEHRRWALRLFMAASAVWFFRVALMGWAMLTGGWGVDWDSFTGPFLYALGVGQYLVPLAMLEWYFHCQKREARQRVQIAFISTLVPMTVFMAIGIFAATMGMWLPQM, from the coding sequence GTGGGGCACACCATCTTCCTCGCTTACATTCTTGCGGTATTCTACCCGCCCATTGCACAGTCCGGGCTGGATGGTCTGCAAGGCTTGCACCTGCCGGCGGGCTTTCGTGAGGGCGATACGCTGGGCAACCTGGCAGCAGTGGCCCATGTTGTATTGGCGGCAATAGTGATCGGTGGCGGCCCCCTGCAGCTCATTCCTGCGGTGCGCCGACATGCGCCCACCTTCCACCGCTGGCTCGGCCGCAGTTACTTGATGGCGGCCGTGATCAGCAGTGTGGGTGGGCTGTATATGACCTGGACACGCCACAGTATTGGCGACCTGGTATCACAGGTCACCATCTCTATCGACGGAATATTGGTTCTGGTATTTGCGTTTCTGGCAGTGCGCGCGGCAATGTCACGGCGAATTATCGAACACCGTCGCTGGGCACTGCGCCTGTTTATGGCTGCCAGCGCAGTATGGTTTTTTCGTGTGGCGTTGATGGGCTGGGCGATGCTCACGGGCGGTTGGGGAGTTGATTGGGATTCCTTCACAGGCCCATTTCTATATGCGTTGGGTGTTGGCCAGTACCTGGTTCCTCTGGCCATGCTGGAATGGTATTTCCATTGTCAGAAACGCGAAGCACGCCAGCGCGTGCAGATTGCATTTATAAGCACCCTGGTGCCCATGACAGTTTTTATGGCCATTGGTATCTTTGCCGCTACCATGGGGATGTGGTTGCCGCAAATGTAA
- a CDS encoding sensor histidine kinase, translating to MKSPPPNTSAPEPHKADAELPKLPVWQPWRGPFERWPQLTDLLIALLAFLLTMLMWSHQQTHDVLALQSLWDIAAFQCAFVGCFALLWRRTHAWQVHAVILSASLLLEVGLPANGIVAMAFSLYSLGRYEPSARMSLIAVLATLGYIAVDLNVLIQPTASGTIALMLTWALWHIGRRLRFRGEYLRLLEERAEYLERERNAESERAVAAERTRIAREMHDVVAHQVSLMTVQAGAARTISRNNPEAASEAMASVEAAGRQALSEMRHLLGVLRPASDETALTPQPHLNDLPALIEKVRQVLDNVEYETYGDLENIPTRTALAAYRIVQESLTNVIKHVGADAIVHVCVRAEPGQITVSVLDDGYGVDQQTNQEQPSGGHGIAGMRERAELLGGHLRAGAVGRGGFEVYAQLPAEDGGAQ from the coding sequence ATGAAGTCACCGCCCCCCAATACATCGGCACCAGAACCGCACAAGGCCGACGCTGAGTTGCCCAAGCTCCCGGTTTGGCAGCCATGGCGTGGGCCATTCGAGCGCTGGCCCCAACTTACCGACCTGCTGATCGCCCTGTTGGCCTTTCTGCTGACCATGCTGATGTGGTCCCACCAGCAAACCCACGATGTACTGGCCCTGCAGAGCCTGTGGGACATCGCCGCCTTTCAATGCGCCTTCGTCGGCTGCTTTGCCCTGCTTTGGCGCCGCACCCACGCCTGGCAAGTACATGCCGTGATTCTCTCGGCAAGTCTTTTACTGGAGGTGGGCTTGCCCGCCAACGGCATCGTCGCCATGGCCTTTTCCCTCTACAGCCTGGGCCGCTACGAACCCAGTGCCCGGATGAGCTTGATCGCGGTGCTGGCGACGCTGGGTTATATCGCGGTTGACTTGAACGTTCTGATTCAGCCAACGGCTTCGGGAACCATCGCGCTTATGCTGACGTGGGCACTCTGGCACATTGGCCGGCGGCTACGCTTTCGCGGCGAATACCTGCGTTTACTGGAAGAAAGAGCGGAATATCTAGAACGGGAACGCAATGCCGAATCCGAGCGTGCAGTAGCAGCCGAACGCACCCGCATCGCGCGGGAGATGCATGATGTGGTGGCACACCAAGTCAGCCTGATGACCGTGCAGGCCGGCGCCGCCAGAACCATCAGCCGCAACAACCCGGAAGCAGCCAGCGAAGCCATGGCTTCGGTAGAAGCGGCAGGCCGCCAAGCCCTGTCGGAAATGCGCCATCTACTAGGCGTGCTGCGCCCAGCCAGCGACGAAACAGCGCTTACTCCGCAGCCCCATCTGAACGATCTGCCCGCCCTGATCGAAAAGGTACGACAGGTCCTGGACAACGTGGAGTATGAAACCTATGGCGACCTGGAAAACATACCTACCCGAACCGCCCTCGCCGCCTACCGCATCGTTCAGGAGTCATTGACCAACGTCATCAAACATGTCGGAGCCGATGCTATCGTGCATGTCTGTGTACGCGCAGAGCCTGGCCAAATAACTGTTTCCGTTCTCGATGACGGATATGGCGTGGATCAACAGACGAACCAAGAACAACCCAGTGGCGGACATGGTATTGCGGGGATGCGTGAACGCGCCGAATTACTCGGCGGCCACCTGCGCGCCGGTGCGGTGGGTCGCGGTGGCTTTGAGGTCTATGCACAACTGCCCGCTGAAGATGGGGGAGCACAATGA
- a CDS encoding response regulator, with protein MIRVMVVDDQALVRRGFALVLDNEPDIEVVAEAGTGVEAIAAAREQQPDIILMDIRMPEMDGLEATAQILTTDSTTSRVIILTTFDPDEYVFRALQAGASGFVLKDIPPESLVEAVRTVADGGAMLAPGITKRLISEFAQKLGTGRNLAERLERLTAREREVLTAIATGKSNAEIAETLFIGPATVKTHVSSLLSKLGLRDRAQAVMFAYECGLTTVGGCDVGF; from the coding sequence ATGATTCGTGTAATGGTGGTGGATGATCAGGCACTGGTGCGACGCGGCTTTGCGCTCGTGCTGGATAACGAGCCCGATATTGAAGTAGTGGCGGAAGCAGGCACTGGCGTCGAGGCCATAGCGGCAGCCCGCGAACAGCAGCCAGACATCATCCTGATGGACATCCGCATGCCGGAAATGGATGGGCTGGAAGCGACAGCGCAAATCTTGACAACAGATAGCACCACCAGCCGCGTCATCATCCTCACCACCTTCGACCCCGACGAATATGTATTCCGTGCGCTACAGGCCGGGGCCAGCGGCTTTGTGCTCAAGGATATTCCGCCGGAATCACTGGTAGAGGCCGTCCGCACCGTGGCCGATGGCGGCGCCATGCTTGCCCCGGGCATCACCAAACGCCTAATCAGCGAATTCGCGCAAAAGCTGGGAACCGGGCGCAATCTGGCGGAACGATTGGAGCGACTGACCGCTCGGGAGCGCGAAGTACTGACGGCAATCGCCACCGGCAAAAGCAATGCTGAAATTGCTGAAACGTTATTTATCGGCCCGGCCACCGTAAAAACCCACGTTTCCAGCCTGCTCTCAAAACTGGGATTGCGCGATCGCGCCCAGGCTGTGATGTTCGCGTACGAATGTGGCCTGACTACTGTCGGAGGATGCGATGTCGGTTTCTAG